In Vigna radiata var. radiata cultivar VC1973A chromosome 3, Vradiata_ver6, whole genome shotgun sequence, the following proteins share a genomic window:
- the LOC106757499 gene encoding ethylene-responsive transcription factor ERF024 yields MRSTNSTTCAASSTGASNGNTGRHPVYRGVRRRSSGKWVSEIREPRKPNRIWLGTFATPEMAAIAYDVAALALKGKDAELNFPDSASSLPVPASSAARDIQMAAASAAAAVGAANDALSEGSRGGNVSVSMAQEEFSGGSLNHFVDEDLIFDMPNILVNMAEGMLLSPPRFDNFSATDYDYMDENPNLWGFPY; encoded by the coding sequence ATGCGTTCCACCAACAGTACCACATGTGCTGCATCAAGCACCGGAGCCTCTAACGGTAACACAGGGCGCCACCCTGTGTACCGCGGAGTGAGGCGTAGGAGCAGTGGAAAATGGGTTTCTGAAATCCGTGAGCCCAGAAAACCTAACAGGATTTGGTTAGGGACATTTGCCACCCCTGAAATGGCGGCTATTGCCTATGACGTGGCAGCGCTTGCTCTTAAGGGGAAGGATGCCGAACTCAACTTCCCTGACTCCGCCTCTTCTCTTCCCGTTCCTGCTTCATCCGCTGCTCGTGACATTCAGATGGCTGCGGCCAGTGCTGCAGCCGCCGTCGGAGCAGCTAATGATGCACTGAGTGAAGGAAGCCGAGGAGGGAATGTTTCGGTTTCAATGGCACAAGAAGAGTTTTCAGGGGGAAGCTTAAACCACTTTGTCGATGAGGACTTGATCTTTGACATGCCGAATATTCTGGTCAACATGGCTGAAGGAATGCTACTCAGCCCTCCTCGTTTTGACAATTTTTCTGCTACAGATTATGACTACATGGATGAAAATCCTAATCTCTGGGGCTTCCCTTACTAG